One Epidermidibacterium keratini DNA segment encodes these proteins:
- a CDS encoding cytochrome ubiquinol oxidase subunit I, with protein MSAELIDRWQFGIITVYHFLFVPLTIGLAPLIAGLQTAYIRTGKLQYVRAAKFFGKLFLINFAIGVATGIVQEFQFGMNWSEYSRFVGDIFGAPLAMEGLVAFFLESTFLGLWIFGWGRLSPKLHVTSIWLVSIGTMFSAYFILAANSWMQNPVGMTINEDGRPLLGSIGDVLFNPVQLVAFPHVIAGAAMTGGAVMAVVSAWYLYRGKYADVFGPTLKLGAWSILVGGVASVITGDLQARVMTMVQPMKMAAAEALYNTTDGASFSVFTIGSLDGSREIFSIRIPNLLSFMATGSFNGTVEGIDQLQAQYAAEYGAGTYTPMIPVTYWTFRLMIGTGALVALWAAWALWQKKRGKLEGNKWLWRGAILALTMPFLANSFGWIFTEMGRQPWAVFGLLKVKDSISPSVSAGEALTGLISLTLLYGVLAVVNLKLMIKYAKFGPPSEEEVLDALEPKPLLPSDKFDNDDHDDEDAERPMSFAY; from the coding sequence GTGAGCGCAGAGCTGATCGACCGGTGGCAGTTCGGGATCATCACCGTCTACCACTTTCTGTTCGTTCCGCTGACCATCGGCTTGGCGCCGCTGATCGCGGGACTGCAGACGGCATACATCCGCACCGGCAAGCTGCAGTACGTCCGCGCCGCGAAGTTCTTCGGCAAGCTCTTCCTGATCAACTTCGCCATCGGCGTCGCGACCGGGATCGTGCAGGAGTTCCAGTTCGGCATGAACTGGTCGGAGTACTCGCGCTTCGTCGGTGACATCTTCGGCGCCCCGCTGGCCATGGAGGGACTGGTCGCCTTCTTCCTCGAGTCGACCTTCCTCGGGCTGTGGATCTTCGGCTGGGGCCGACTCTCACCCAAGCTGCACGTGACCTCGATCTGGCTGGTCTCGATCGGCACGATGTTCTCGGCGTACTTCATCCTCGCTGCGAACTCGTGGATGCAGAACCCGGTCGGCATGACGATCAACGAAGACGGCCGGCCGCTGCTCGGCTCGATCGGCGATGTGCTCTTCAACCCCGTGCAGCTCGTCGCCTTCCCGCACGTGATTGCCGGAGCCGCCATGACCGGCGGCGCGGTGATGGCCGTCGTGAGCGCGTGGTATCTCTATCGCGGCAAGTACGCCGACGTCTTCGGCCCGACCTTGAAGCTCGGCGCCTGGTCGATCCTCGTGGGCGGTGTCGCGTCGGTGATCACCGGCGACCTGCAGGCCCGCGTGATGACCATGGTGCAGCCGATGAAGATGGCCGCCGCTGAAGCGCTCTACAACACCACCGACGGCGCCAGCTTCTCGGTCTTCACCATCGGCAGTCTCGACGGAAGCCGCGAGATCTTCTCGATCCGCATCCCCAACCTGCTGTCATTCATGGCCACTGGCTCGTTCAACGGCACGGTCGAGGGGATCGACCAGCTGCAGGCCCAGTACGCCGCGGAGTACGGCGCCGGGACCTACACGCCGATGATTCCGGTGACCTACTGGACGTTCCGGCTCATGATCGGCACCGGCGCGCTCGTCGCGCTGTGGGCGGCATGGGCGCTGTGGCAGAAGAAGCGCGGCAAGCTCGAGGGCAACAAGTGGCTGTGGCGCGGCGCCATCCTCGCACTGACGATGCCTTTCCTGGCCAACTCCTTCGGCTGGATCTTCACCGAGATGGGCCGCCAGCCGTGGGCGGTGTTCGGGCTGCTGAAGGTCAAGGACTCGATCTCACCATCGGTCTCGGCCGGCGAGGCGCTGACCGGGTTGATCTCGCTCACGCTGCTGTACGGCGTACTCGCGGTCGTCAACCTCAAGCTGATGATCAAGTACGCCAAGTTCGGCCCACCGTCTGAGGAAGAGGTGCTGGACGCCCTCGAACCGAAGCCGCTGCTGCCCTCGGACAAGTTCGACAACGACGACCATGACGACGAGGACGCCGAGCGCCCGATGTCGTTCGCCTACTAG
- a CDS encoding ABC transporter permease — protein MSAPLSAPRFSWRLLLLRSWLPIMLVLVWWFVSDGRDSLYFPSLRTITETLTTDWLGPAFGSAFVPSATNFVVGFLIAGIAGIILGTAIGLSPVLRAMTEPLIQFVRSIPPPALLPFVLLIFGIGPTMSIAIIVIGAIWPTLLNTIDGVRGIDGQLLDVSRSYRLNFWRRLWYVVLPGASPQIFAGLRITLQMSIILIVVSEMVAATRGIGYYLLNSQQTFAVPQTWASTIVLGILGYIANLVFSVVEHRVLRWHNERNALTTKGSS, from the coding sequence ATGAGTGCACCCCTGTCAGCGCCGAGGTTCTCCTGGCGCCTGCTCCTGCTGCGGTCGTGGCTACCGATCATGCTCGTACTGGTGTGGTGGTTTGTCAGCGATGGTCGTGACTCGCTCTACTTCCCGTCGCTGCGGACGATCACCGAGACCCTCACGACGGACTGGCTGGGTCCGGCGTTCGGCTCGGCGTTCGTCCCCAGCGCGACCAACTTTGTCGTCGGCTTCCTGATCGCTGGTATAGCTGGAATTATTCTAGGCACGGCGATTGGGCTCTCGCCGGTGTTGCGCGCGATGACAGAGCCGCTGATTCAGTTCGTTCGCTCGATCCCGCCGCCGGCACTGCTGCCGTTTGTGCTGCTGATCTTTGGGATCGGGCCCACGATGAGCATCGCGATCATCGTGATCGGCGCGATCTGGCCCACGCTGCTGAACACCATCGACGGGGTTCGCGGGATCGACGGCCAGCTGCTTGATGTTTCGCGCAGCTATCGGCTCAACTTCTGGCGGCGCCTGTGGTACGTCGTCCTGCCGGGTGCGTCGCCGCAGATCTTCGCCGGGCTACGCATCACGCTGCAGATGTCGATCATCCTCATCGTCGTCTCGGAGATGGTCGCTGCCACCCGTGGGATCGGCTACTACCTGCTGAACTCGCAGCAGACCTTCGCCGTGCCGCAGACCTGGGCAAGCACGATCGTTCTCGGAATCCTCGGCTATATAGCGAATCTGGTGTTTTCGGTAGTCGAGCATCGCGTCTTGCGATGGCACAACGAGCGCAACGCTCTCACCACGAAAGGCTCATCATGA
- a CDS encoding ABC transporter ATP-binding protein produces MTSSATSVPSTAAGPPEDGTVMLKTRDLHKSYGQVDVLAGVDFAARAGEFVCVVGPSGAGKTTLLKCISGLMRPTSGEVVFEGVPVTEPPAKLAVVLQDYSRSLMPWLTVGGNIDLVLRAKSLSRTERVAVIAEALTAVGLEGREDMYPWQMSGGMQQRVSIARGLAYQPDVLLMDEPFAAVDAQTRIDLEDLLLAVQARYDMTVLFVTHDIDEAVYLADRVIVLSGAPTTVTEEIAVQLPAPRDQVSTKTLPEYGQIRAHVFGLIRDAKATSRTTPK; encoded by the coding sequence ATGACCAGCTCGGCAACGTCAGTTCCGTCGACCGCAGCCGGCCCGCCGGAGGACGGGACCGTCATGCTCAAGACCCGCGACCTGCACAAGAGCTACGGTCAGGTCGACGTACTCGCCGGCGTCGACTTTGCCGCTAGGGCAGGGGAGTTTGTCTGCGTCGTCGGCCCGAGCGGAGCCGGCAAGACCACCTTGCTGAAATGTATTTCCGGCCTGATGCGTCCGACCTCTGGTGAGGTGGTGTTTGAAGGAGTCCCGGTCACCGAGCCACCGGCGAAGCTGGCTGTTGTCCTGCAGGACTACTCGCGCTCCTTGATGCCGTGGTTGACCGTCGGCGGCAATATCGACTTGGTGCTTCGCGCCAAGTCGCTGAGCCGCACCGAGCGCGTCGCGGTGATCGCCGAAGCGCTTACCGCCGTGGGGCTGGAAGGCCGCGAAGATATGTATCCGTGGCAGATGTCCGGCGGTATGCAGCAACGCGTGTCGATTGCGCGCGGATTGGCTTACCAGCCGGATGTGCTGCTGATGGACGAGCCGTTTGCTGCCGTCGATGCCCAGACCCGTATCGACCTGGAAGATCTGCTGCTTGCCGTGCAAGCGCGCTACGACATGACGGTCTTGTTTGTCACGCACGACATCGATGAGGCGGTCTACCTGGCCGACCGGGTCATCGTGCTGTCTGGCGCTCCGACGACCGTCACCGAAGAGATCGCCGTACAACTTCCTGCGCCGCGCGACCAGGTGAGCACCAAGACTCTGCCGGAGTACGGCCAGATCCGAGCTCACGTATTCGGGCTCATCCGCGACGCCAAGGCGACCTCGCGGACGACGCCGAAGTAG
- the cydB gene encoding cytochrome d ubiquinol oxidase subunit II, which produces MTLVDFWFYIIALLWVGYLFLEGFDFGVGMLLPVLARDDKERRVMINTIGPVWDGNEVWLLTAGGATFAAFPFWYATMFSGFFLPLLIILLALILRNVAFEYRGKGRAGDTRWIRTWDRCLIYGSLVPAVMWGVAFANILRGVPLNANGDYTGGFFNLLNPYALLGGLTTLSVFLMHGAVFLALKTAGDIQQRAEALAKKLGLLALVIAAVFLLWTQLAYGSAGSAVLFAIAAVALIFALAMIFGSREGWAFVGLGITIATFTFGIFVALYPNVMPATDPQFTLTAEAAASSPYTLKVMTIVAAITAPVVVAYQAWTYWVFRKRISVKTIPDAPKAPRPKAQEVGPPEGTVETAR; this is translated from the coding sequence ATGACACTCGTCGACTTCTGGTTCTACATCATCGCCCTGCTATGGGTGGGATACCTCTTCCTCGAAGGCTTCGACTTCGGCGTCGGCATGCTGCTGCCGGTCCTGGCGCGCGACGACAAGGAACGTCGCGTCATGATCAACACGATCGGGCCAGTGTGGGACGGCAACGAGGTGTGGCTGCTCACCGCTGGCGGTGCGACGTTCGCCGCGTTCCCGTTCTGGTACGCGACCATGTTTTCCGGGTTCTTCCTGCCGTTGTTGATCATTTTGCTCGCGCTGATCCTGCGAAACGTCGCCTTCGAGTACCGCGGCAAGGGTCGGGCCGGTGACACCCGCTGGATCCGCACGTGGGACCGCTGCCTCATCTACGGCTCGCTGGTGCCTGCGGTCATGTGGGGCGTCGCCTTCGCCAATATCCTGCGCGGCGTGCCGCTGAACGCCAACGGCGACTACACCGGCGGCTTCTTCAACCTGCTCAACCCATATGCCCTGCTTGGTGGGCTGACGACGCTGAGCGTCTTCCTGATGCACGGCGCGGTGTTCCTTGCGCTGAAGACGGCAGGCGACATCCAGCAGCGCGCCGAGGCGCTCGCGAAGAAGCTCGGTCTGCTCGCGCTCGTCATCGCCGCCGTGTTCTTGCTCTGGACCCAGCTCGCGTACGGATCGGCCGGAAGCGCCGTTCTCTTCGCGATCGCTGCTGTCGCGTTGATCTTCGCCCTGGCGATGATCTTCGGCAGCCGTGAAGGTTGGGCCTTCGTCGGACTCGGCATCACGATCGCCACGTTCACCTTCGGGATCTTCGTGGCGCTCTACCCGAACGTGATGCCAGCAACCGACCCACAGTTCACGTTGACCGCCGAAGCGGCCGCATCCTCGCCGTACACCCTGAAGGTCATGACCATCGTCGCCGCCATCACGGCGCCGGTCGTGGTTGCCTATCAGGCATGGACGTACTGGGTGTTTCGCAAGCGGATCAGCGTCAAGACCATCCCCGATGCGCCGAAGGCCCCCCGGCCCAAGGCGCAGGAGGTGGGGCCGCCGGAAGGAACGGTCGAAACCGCGAGATGA
- a CDS encoding ABC transporter permease, with protein sequence MTATVTVAAPRAGASTERRRRSARGLGLGVLAVLIVLAGWQLLSVTGVLNEQAVPSAVQVAAAMLTLLGTSTFWASMWATLASALAGLAILTGIAVVIAALVTRSKFLYESTWFIFEFLKPIPPIALIPLGLLLWGPSPTMKITLITFGALWPLLTQLIYASRAIDGVSLDVARSYRLGLARTARYVVLPSVLPYALTGLRISASIAIIISVVTEMVGGAAGIGQDIIVAQSANDLPTMYGLIMMTGILGLLINVIFALASRSLLFWHPSQREDLR encoded by the coding sequence ACGGTAACTGTCGCCGCGCCGCGAGCGGGCGCCTCGACCGAGCGCCGTCGGCGGTCTGCGCGCGGACTGGGGCTCGGCGTACTCGCCGTCCTGATCGTCCTCGCCGGCTGGCAGCTGCTGAGCGTGACCGGCGTACTCAATGAGCAGGCCGTCCCGTCAGCGGTGCAGGTTGCCGCCGCGATGCTCACGCTGCTTGGCACATCGACGTTCTGGGCCTCGATGTGGGCGACACTCGCGAGTGCGCTCGCGGGACTCGCCATCCTGACCGGCATCGCCGTGGTGATCGCCGCGCTCGTTACTCGCAGCAAGTTCCTCTACGAATCGACCTGGTTCATCTTCGAGTTCCTCAAGCCGATCCCGCCGATCGCGCTAATCCCTCTCGGTCTGCTGCTGTGGGGCCCGTCGCCAACCATGAAGATCACCCTGATCACCTTTGGTGCACTGTGGCCGCTGTTGACCCAGCTCATCTACGCCAGCCGCGCGATCGACGGGGTCAGCCTCGACGTCGCCCGAAGCTATCGGCTCGGGTTGGCGCGCACGGCACGCTACGTCGTCCTTCCTAGTGTGTTGCCGTACGCGTTGACCGGCCTGCGAATCAGCGCGTCAATCGCGATCATCATCTCGGTCGTCACCGAGATGGTCGGCGGCGCCGCGGGCATCGGACAGGACATCATCGTCGCGCAGAGCGCCAACGACCTGCCGACGATGTACGGCTTGATCATGATGACCGGCATCCTCGGCCTGCTCATCAACGTGATCTTCGCGCTCGCCTCGCGATCGCTGCTGTTCTGGCATCCGTCCCAGCGGGAGGACCTGCGATGA
- a CDS encoding LPXTG cell wall anchor domain-containing protein, whose amino-acid sequence MRRRLVGSLFAAGIATAIIPATSAYADPPADLSAPSVAYYNYTVDVPDSDPAEGFSVSGTGCIGTEGTTTGTVTLTVTDAAGQTWSGTAPTADDGSWQANISADDVASGTATVAASCDIYQSTVSYPPSSVQVPAALPDLSAVLSADGSTIMIVGAGCISAAGAPGEVNLVGTLQDGTQVDTTFTAGADGSWSVSYPANLGNYEFAAVCTTTDWESAYEPIAFEVYDTATGPSTHPSGGSGTTVPASTGTGGSKATGPQLAATGADTDGLGWLAGGLVASGAAALYAGRRRKTS is encoded by the coding sequence ATGCGCCGACGCCTCGTAGGTTCCCTGTTCGCCGCTGGCATCGCGACCGCAATTATCCCGGCCACGTCGGCGTACGCCGACCCGCCTGCCGACCTGAGCGCACCGTCGGTCGCCTACTACAACTACACCGTCGACGTTCCCGATAGCGACCCGGCTGAGGGTTTCAGCGTCTCCGGAACCGGATGCATCGGCACCGAAGGCACGACGACCGGAACTGTCACCCTCACCGTGACCGACGCAGCCGGACAGACGTGGTCGGGCACGGCTCCCACGGCGGATGACGGATCGTGGCAGGCCAACATCAGTGCGGATGATGTCGCGTCCGGCACGGCGACGGTCGCGGCGAGCTGCGATATCTACCAGTCCACCGTCAGCTACCCGCCCAGCAGCGTGCAGGTCCCCGCGGCGCTTCCCGATCTGAGCGCAGTTCTCAGCGCGGACGGATCGACGATCATGATCGTCGGCGCGGGTTGCATCAGTGCCGCCGGCGCTCCGGGAGAGGTAAATCTGGTCGGCACGCTCCAGGACGGCACGCAGGTCGACACCACGTTTACCGCCGGTGCCGATGGGAGCTGGAGTGTCAGCTATCCGGCCAACCTCGGTAACTACGAGTTCGCGGCGGTGTGCACTACTACTGACTGGGAGTCCGCGTACGAGCCGATCGCCTTCGAGGTCTATGACACCGCGACCGGCCCGTCCACCCATCCCTCGGGCGGATCTGGGACGACCGTTCCCGCGAGCACCGGCACCGGCGGCTCGAAGGCAACCGGCCCGCAGCTGGCCGCCACCGGCGCCGACACCGACGGCCTCGGCTGGCTCGCCGGCGGCCTGGTCGCCAGCGGCGCCGCCGCGCTGTACGCCGGCCGCCGCCGCAAGACCTCCTAA
- a CDS encoding LPXTG cell wall anchor domain-containing protein, with translation MTVTRKLVTATASGALGFGVVLAGASGAFAADLPAPTVNPSPVDTSAAFTLSGAGCITDGGTTGTISATLIYPDGHDEYTGPYSVDADGTWSVEYSPNDSGAVPPGTYTINAVCDLYTGKLTYGAVQFMAQDEVADPAARVNDSTVTAGQQVTVTAVGLQSGQQVTVTFDDPNVTFGTGTVGLDGTVSITGVIPQGTGLGGHLITVVAADGTRLTVPIQVVAPGTPGTATTPPVSGGGSTVDVSTSGTTSTPKLANTGTDAAMLGWLAAGLLASGGAALYAGHRGRKDDN, from the coding sequence ATGACCGTCACCCGCAAGCTCGTCACCGCTACCGCCTCCGGCGCACTCGGCTTCGGGGTCGTTCTAGCCGGTGCGAGTGGCGCCTTTGCGGCCGATCTGCCGGCACCGACGGTCAACCCGAGCCCGGTTGACACCAGCGCCGCCTTCACACTTTCCGGTGCGGGCTGCATCACCGACGGCGGTACGACGGGAACCATCAGCGCGACGCTGATCTACCCCGACGGCCACGATGAGTACACCGGCCCGTACAGCGTCGACGCCGACGGCACGTGGTCGGTCGAGTACTCCCCCAACGACTCCGGTGCGGTCCCACCCGGCACCTACACGATCAATGCCGTGTGCGACCTCTACACCGGCAAGCTGACCTACGGCGCGGTCCAGTTCATGGCCCAGGACGAGGTCGCCGACCCCGCCGCACGGGTCAACGACTCCACCGTCACGGCGGGCCAGCAGGTTACGGTCACCGCGGTCGGTCTGCAGTCCGGCCAGCAGGTCACCGTGACGTTCGATGACCCCAACGTCACGTTCGGCACGGGGACGGTCGGGTTGGACGGCACGGTCTCGATCACCGGCGTCATCCCCCAGGGCACGGGGCTGGGCGGTCACCTGATCACCGTCGTTGCTGCCGACGGCACGAGGCTGACGGTGCCGATCCAGGTCGTCGCCCCCGGCACGCCCGGCACCGCCACCACCCCGCCGGTCTCCGGCGGCGGAAGCACGGTCGATGTCAGCACCAGTGGGACGACGAGTACGCCGAAGCTGGCGAACACCGGCACCGACGCCGCCATGCTGGGCTGGCTGGCCGCGGGCCTGCTCGCCTCAGGCGGAGCAGCTCTGTACGCCGGTCACCGCGGCCGCAAGGACGACAACTAG
- the cydD gene encoding thiol reductant ABC exporter subunit CydD, with amino-acid sequence MRPLDSRLLTLASATRWLMAGAVVVGVGATAAAIGYATVLASIITDAIRYDQPVAGLARSLAWLGIWILLRTAFAWAGEYFPRTIAARMTAQLRQALLRHVTTEDRGAGVRRSPSSLIALATSGIDDLQGYAARFLPQLVVATLVPIGVVAYVGWLDLTSALIVAGTLPLIPLFMVLIGKFTQTRTDRQYRRLEQLAHRFTDVVTGLSTLKAYGRAEAQGSLIADADARYKKAAMSTLRIAFLSSFALELLATLSVALVAVAIGLRLAGGSMELQPALTVLLVVPEAYLALRAVGTHFHDSVDGLTAAQRLFAVIEDRPAPSGTGRVPAGPVPIELRDIEVDFAVDDRRPVAIADLTIVPGTMTALRGPSGAGKSTVLNLVAGLLAPTSGAVVVGGTDLREIDRDAWRSHIAYAAQHPHLIAGTLGDNLRLLRPDAPDDELQRAVHIAALDDVVAGRGVDAELADGGAGLSHGQRQRVALARALVARRPLLLLDEPTSGLDEQTERLVLSRLRAALPDTTVIMASHSPDVLDFADVVLSVGAGLRS; translated from the coding sequence ATGAGGCCCCTCGATTCGAGGTTGCTCACTCTCGCCTCGGCCACCCGGTGGCTGATGGCCGGCGCCGTCGTCGTTGGTGTGGGGGCCACGGCGGCGGCGATCGGCTATGCCACGGTCCTCGCGAGCATCATCACCGATGCGATCCGCTACGACCAGCCGGTCGCTGGACTGGCGCGATCCCTTGCCTGGCTGGGGATCTGGATCCTGCTGCGTACGGCGTTCGCGTGGGCGGGGGAGTACTTCCCACGCACGATCGCGGCGCGCATGACTGCTCAGCTGCGCCAGGCCCTGCTGCGCCACGTGACCACAGAGGACCGTGGGGCCGGCGTACGCCGCAGCCCCTCGTCGCTGATTGCCCTCGCCACGAGCGGCATCGACGACCTGCAGGGGTACGCCGCCCGCTTCCTGCCGCAGCTGGTCGTCGCCACGCTGGTGCCGATCGGGGTGGTGGCCTACGTCGGCTGGCTCGATCTCACGTCGGCGTTGATCGTCGCCGGGACATTGCCGTTGATACCGCTGTTCATGGTGCTGATCGGCAAGTTCACCCAGACTCGCACCGATCGGCAGTACCGCCGGCTGGAGCAGCTGGCTCATCGCTTCACCGACGTGGTGACCGGGCTGAGCACGCTGAAGGCATACGGCCGCGCCGAGGCGCAGGGCTCACTGATCGCCGATGCCGACGCCCGTTACAAGAAGGCGGCGATGTCGACGCTGCGTATCGCGTTCCTGTCGTCCTTCGCCCTTGAGCTGCTCGCGACGCTGTCGGTTGCGCTTGTCGCCGTCGCGATCGGGCTTCGGCTTGCTGGCGGGAGCATGGAGCTGCAGCCCGCGCTGACCGTGCTGCTCGTCGTACCGGAGGCCTACCTAGCGCTGCGCGCTGTCGGCACCCACTTCCACGACAGCGTCGACGGATTGACTGCGGCGCAACGATTGTTTGCGGTCATCGAGGATCGGCCGGCGCCCTCCGGGACGGGCCGCGTCCCGGCCGGCCCCGTGCCGATCGAGCTGCGTGACATCGAAGTGGACTTTGCCGTCGACGACCGCCGGCCAGTCGCGATCGCGGATCTGACGATCGTTCCGGGCACGATGACGGCGCTTCGCGGTCCCAGCGGTGCCGGCAAGAGCACCGTGCTGAACCTCGTCGCCGGTCTTCTTGCCCCGACGAGCGGCGCGGTAGTCGTCGGCGGCACCGACCTGCGCGAGATCGACCGCGACGCCTGGCGCTCGCACATTGCCTATGCCGCACAGCATCCGCACCTCATCGCTGGGACTCTCGGTGACAATCTGCGACTGCTGCGACCGGACGCGCCCGACGACGAGCTGCAACGCGCAGTACACATCGCAGCGCTCGACGATGTGGTTGCCGGACGTGGCGTGGACGCCGAGCTCGCCGACGGTGGGGCCGGGCTCTCGCACGGGCAGCGGCAGCGGGTCGCACTCGCCCGGGCGCTGGTCGCCCGAAGACCGCTGCTCTTGCTCGACGAGCCGACGTCCGGACTCGACGAGCAGACCGAACGTCTGGTGCTCTCGCGCCTGCGCGCAGCGTTGCCGGATACGACGGTGATCATGGCCAGCCACAGCCCCGACGTACTCGACTTCGCAGATGTCGTGCTCAGTGTCGGCGCGGGACTGCGCTCATGA
- a CDS encoding MBL fold metallo-hydrolase, which translates to MPSHPEPLTPDDDREYGTVVTLLGTAGGPPWWEGTERQGISTLLTVNGAQYLIDCGEGWTRSFRRSGQGVAGFEHGIDNFRAVFLTHQHSDHTVDLPNLLLLAWHNGSRALDAPIRIIGPGDRGSLPPIFGEPEVEPEVWNPSSPTPGTRESVDRLLQAYATDINDRMRDNAKQDLREIFEVSDIELPESIVTRANVDPAPGMDPIEIYADENVRVSAILVDHRPIFPAYAFRFDTADGSVVISGDTGVCANLVKISEGADILLHECLDMAWIDSMMGPQTQNFDPFLRQHMVAAHTSIEQVGLQAERAGVGTLVLTHLVPANAPDELFEAAAADFPSGRLIVGHDLMRFGLRAEVPVVGRS; encoded by the coding sequence ATGCCCAGCCACCCTGAACCGCTCACTCCCGACGACGATCGTGAATACGGCACCGTGGTCACGCTGCTTGGGACGGCAGGTGGCCCGCCCTGGTGGGAAGGCACTGAGCGGCAAGGTATCTCGACGCTGCTGACGGTAAACGGCGCGCAATACCTCATCGACTGCGGGGAGGGTTGGACACGCTCGTTCCGCCGCAGTGGCCAGGGGGTGGCCGGTTTCGAGCACGGGATCGACAACTTCCGGGCAGTCTTCCTCACCCACCAGCACTCCGATCACACGGTCGACCTGCCTAACCTGCTGCTGCTGGCATGGCACAACGGCTCGAGAGCGCTGGACGCGCCGATCCGGATCATCGGCCCGGGAGACCGCGGCAGCCTCCCGCCGATCTTTGGCGAGCCTGAGGTCGAGCCCGAAGTGTGGAATCCATCGTCGCCGACTCCGGGCACACGCGAGTCGGTCGATCGGCTGCTACAGGCATACGCGACCGACATCAACGACCGGATGCGCGATAACGCGAAGCAAGATCTGCGGGAGATCTTCGAGGTCAGCGACATTGAGCTGCCGGAGTCGATCGTCACGCGGGCCAACGTGGACCCCGCACCGGGCATGGATCCGATCGAGATCTATGCCGACGAGAACGTCCGGGTCAGCGCCATCCTGGTTGACCACCGCCCGATCTTCCCGGCGTATGCATTCCGGTTCGACACCGCCGATGGCTCTGTCGTGATCTCCGGTGACACGGGGGTGTGCGCGAACCTGGTGAAGATCTCCGAAGGCGCTGACATTCTGCTGCACGAGTGCCTCGATATGGCGTGGATCGACTCGATGATGGGTCCGCAGACTCAGAACTTCGACCCGTTCCTGCGACAGCACATGGTTGCGGCGCACACCAGCATCGAGCAGGTGGGGTTGCAGGCCGAGCGCGCTGGCGTGGGCACGCTCGTGTTGACACACCTTGTTCCCGCGAACGCGCCCGATGAGCTGTTCGAGGCAGCGGCCGCCGACTTCCCCAGCGGTAGACTGATCGTCGGACACGATCTGATGCGGTTCGGTCTACGTGCCGAGGTGCCCGTGGTCGGACGGAGCTAG
- a CDS encoding LPXTG cell wall anchor domain-containing protein gives MKRLTRAAVVVGATAGFALIAGPASAAPPESVPPITVTAVDGDDYNYEIVGAGCIGTEGTPGTITVYVYDSAGEPVFNEDGSPTYTAEADGSWGLEATLDPSDSYVVKATCDIYGETLNYPDAAINAATTAPAGNTGGSGTGSGTGTGTGGSKATGPELAATGADTDGLGWLAGGLVASGAAALYAGRRRKTS, from the coding sequence GTGAAGCGACTGACCCGCGCCGCCGTCGTGGTGGGCGCCACCGCTGGATTCGCACTGATCGCTGGGCCGGCCTCGGCCGCACCGCCGGAGAGCGTCCCGCCGATCACCGTCACGGCAGTCGACGGTGACGACTACAACTACGAGATCGTCGGCGCCGGCTGCATCGGCACCGAAGGCACGCCTGGCACCATCACCGTCTACGTCTATGACTCCGCTGGCGAGCCGGTCTTCAACGAAGATGGCTCCCCGACGTACACCGCTGAGGCTGACGGCAGCTGGGGCCTGGAGGCCACCTTGGACCCGAGCGACTCCTACGTCGTGAAGGCCACCTGTGACATCTACGGCGAGACGCTGAACTACCCCGACGCCGCCATCAACGCCGCGACGACCGCACCGGCTGGCAACACCGGCGGCTCGGGCACGGGATCGGGCACCGGCACCGGCACCGGCGGCTCGAAGGCAACCGGCCCGGAGCTGGCCGCCACCGGCGCCGACACCGACGGCCTCGGCTGGCTCGCCGGCGGCCTGGTCGCCAGCGGCGCCGCCGCGCTGTACGCCGGCCGCCGCCGCAAGACCTCCTAA